A stretch of uncultured Fibrobacter sp. DNA encodes these proteins:
- a CDS encoding alpha/beta hydrolase: MNYLIVPGLNNSGPSHWQSFWAKSLPNASRVYQRCWDKPQKEEWVATLDETVKQLKGDTILVSHSLGSVTTVFWLLRAQERRELPANIKGVFLVAPADTDVVESISNFAPMPTGKLPVPSCIVGSENDPYMTFARAEFFAKSWGAKLFNAGTLGHINSDSNLGEWEQGRKFLAEFERSL, translated from the coding sequence ATGAACTATTTGATAGTCCCTGGTTTGAACAATTCTGGCCCGAGCCACTGGCAGAGTTTTTGGGCGAAGAGTTTGCCCAACGCGTCGCGTGTCTACCAGCGTTGCTGGGACAAACCTCAAAAAGAGGAATGGGTTGCAACTCTCGACGAAACCGTCAAGCAGTTGAAGGGCGACACCATCCTCGTCTCGCACAGCCTGGGCAGCGTGACAACGGTGTTCTGGTTATTGCGTGCGCAGGAACGGCGCGAACTTCCGGCAAATATCAAGGGCGTATTTCTGGTGGCGCCCGCCGATACCGATGTGGTGGAATCCATCAGCAACTTTGCGCCCATGCCTACGGGAAAACTGCCGGTACCTTCGTGTATCGTGGGTAGCGAGAACGACCCGTACATGACATTTGCGCGTGCGGAATTCTTTGCGAAGTCCTGGGGGGCCAAGCTGTTCAACGCGGGCACCCTCGGCCACATCAATTCGGATTCCAACCTCGGCGAATGGGAACAGGGCCGCAAGTTCCTCGCGGAATTTGAGCGCAGTCTATAA
- a CDS encoding LysR family transcriptional regulator — protein MTLQQLKYAIAIADTRNITEASKRVFISQPSLTAAIHELEEEMGVTIFNRSNKGVTITNEGDEFLSYARQVLEQAALMEDRYKGGKGGNTIFSVSCQHYSFAVNAFVDVIRKFGGPSYDFTLRETQTNEIIDDIAKLKSEIGVLYLSDKNEKVIKKLIQKNNLVFEPLFATPLHVFMSSKNPLAKKEKITLEDLKPYPYLTYEQGDFNSFYFAEEPLTAIDFDCPRNIKVRDRATLFNLLIGLDGYTICSGVISHKLNGRNIIAKQLDVRDKMTIGYVIRKGVTPSRYAKAYIAALMRHCR, from the coding sequence ATGACTTTACAACAACTTAAATACGCCATCGCCATTGCCGACACGCGCAATATCACCGAAGCATCTAAGCGCGTTTTCATCTCGCAACCGAGCCTCACCGCGGCCATCCACGAGCTCGAAGAAGAAATGGGCGTCACCATCTTCAACCGCTCCAATAAAGGCGTCACGATTACCAATGAAGGCGACGAATTCCTCTCTTACGCAAGGCAAGTCCTGGAGCAGGCGGCACTCATGGAAGACCGCTACAAGGGCGGCAAGGGAGGCAACACCATCTTCTCCGTGAGCTGCCAGCACTACTCTTTTGCCGTGAACGCATTCGTCGATGTCATCCGGAAATTCGGCGGCCCGAGCTACGATTTTACGCTCCGCGAGACCCAAACAAACGAAATTATCGACGATATTGCCAAGCTAAAAAGCGAAATTGGCGTGCTTTATTTGAGCGACAAGAACGAAAAAGTCATCAAAAAACTCATACAAAAGAACAATCTGGTCTTTGAGCCGCTCTTTGCAACCCCTTTGCATGTGTTTATGTCGTCTAAAAATCCGCTTGCGAAGAAAGAAAAAATCACGCTGGAAGATTTGAAACCGTACCCGTACCTGACTTACGAACAGGGCGATTTCAACTCGTTCTACTTTGCTGAAGAGCCGCTAACCGCCATTGATTTTGACTGCCCGCGCAACATCAAGGTTCGCGACCGCGCCACGCTTTTCAACCTGCTCATCGGCCTGGACGGCTACACCATCTGTTCGGGCGTTATCAGCCACAAACTCAATGGCCGAAACATTATTGCAAAACAACTTGATGTACGCGATAAAATGACGATTGGTTACGTAATACGAAAAGGCGTAACGCCATCGCGCTACGCCAAAGCTTATATCGCCGCCTTAATGCGGCATTGTAGATAG
- a CDS encoding very short patch repair endonuclease, translating to MKHRCKKHAPMNRSQMMQAVHSENTKPEIKVRQALFHAGFRYKLHRHDLPGSPDLFILKHDVVIFINGCFWHQHGCKFTTRPKSHSDFWDNKFTNNAARDIKTNWKLSLLGFRVATIWECSIKNDFERTLERLKAFIVSEEESIEI from the coding sequence TTGAAGCATCGTTGCAAAAAACACGCTCCCATGAACCGCTCGCAGATGATGCAGGCGGTTCATTCGGAAAATACGAAACCAGAAATCAAGGTTCGGCAGGCGCTCTTCCATGCAGGATTTCGTTACAAGCTACACCGTCACGACTTGCCAGGTTCACCCGATTTATTCATACTCAAACACGATGTCGTCATTTTTATCAACGGCTGTTTTTGGCATCAACATGGCTGTAAATTCACAACCCGTCCCAAAAGCCATTCTGATTTTTGGGATAATAAATTCACAAACAATGCCGCACGCGACATCAAGACAAACTGGAAGCTTTCCTTGTTAGGGTTTCGGGTCGCCACAATATGGGAATGCTCAATCAAGAACGACTTCGAGCGCACTTTAGAACGCCTCAAAGCATTCATTGTGAGCGAGGAAGAATCCATCGAGATTTGA